The Anabaena sp. WA102 genome contains a region encoding:
- a CDS encoding DUF4351 domain-containing protein, with translation MSEKIDHDRLFKELISTFFIEFIELFFPEVLKYIDTNSVSLLDKEIFTDVTAGDKYETDLIAKVRFLGEPSYFLVHIEAESGAKSKFNQRMFRYFSRLHEKFDLPIYPIVIFSYSSPKTLATNNYQINFPDLEVLKFNYQVIQLNQLNWRDFLNSQNPVASALMSKMNIAPADRPKVKAECLRLLVTLKLNPAKMQLISGFIDTYLRLNKIEEEKFTAEIGSLIPAEKEEVMQIVTSWMEQGIEQGRQEAITKEKDLIVRQIKRKVGNIDIELETRIKSLNLEVIEVLAEAIFDFATVEDLRNWLDNLHD, from the coding sequence ATGAGTGAAAAAATAGACCATGACCGCTTATTTAAAGAACTGATATCCACATTTTTCATAGAATTTATAGAACTGTTCTTTCCCGAAGTTCTTAAATACATAGATACCAACTCAGTCTCATTATTAGACAAAGAAATATTTACAGATGTTACCGCAGGAGACAAATATGAAACCGACTTAATAGCCAAAGTCAGATTTCTCGGTGAACCTTCTTACTTTCTCGTTCACATTGAAGCCGAATCAGGAGCAAAATCGAAATTTAATCAAAGAATGTTCCGTTATTTTTCCAGATTACACGAAAAATTTGACTTACCAATTTATCCCATAGTCATTTTTTCATATTCTTCTCCCAAAACCTTAGCTACAAATAACTATCAAATCAACTTTCCTGATTTGGAAGTGCTAAAATTTAATTATCAAGTCATCCAACTAAATCAGCTAAATTGGAGAGACTTTTTAAATAGTCAAAATCCAGTTGCATCTGCTTTAATGTCGAAAATGAATATAGCACCAGCGGATAGACCAAAGGTGAAAGCAGAGTGTTTAAGGTTGTTAGTAACTTTAAAATTAAATCCGGCAAAAATGCAATTGATATCAGGATTTATTGATACATATTTGCGACTGAATAAAATAGAAGAAGAGAAATTTACAGCAGAAATAGGTTCATTAATACCAGCGGAAAAGGAGGAAGTTATGCAGATAGTTACTAGTTGGATGGAACAAGGGATTGAACAAGGTCGTCAAGAAGCAATTACCAAGGAAAAAGATTTAATTGTCCGTCAAATCAAGAGGAAAGTAGGAAATATTGACATAGAATTAGAAACCCGGATTAAAAGTTTAAATCTAGAGGTAATTGAAGTGTTAGCAGAAGCAATATTTGATTTCGCTACTGTGG
- a CDS encoding DUF4351 domain-containing protein, protein MSERIDHDRLFKELISTFFIEFIELFFPEVLKYIDINSVSLLDKEIFTDVTAGDKYETDLIAKVKFLGEPSYFLVHIEAESGAKSKFNQRMFRYFSRLHEKFDLPIYPIVIFSYSSPKTLATNNYQINFPDLEVLKFNYQVIQLNQLNWRDFLNSQNPVASALMSKMNIAPADRPKVKAECLRLLVTLKLNPAKMQLISGFIDTYLRLNKIEEQKFAAEIGSLIPAEKEEVMQIVTSWMEQGIEQGIEQGRQEAITKEKDLIVRQIKRKVGNIDIELETRIKSLNLEVIEVLAEAIFDFATVEDLRNWLDNLHD, encoded by the coding sequence ATGAGTGAAAGAATAGACCATGACCGTTTATTTAAAGAATTGATATCCACATTTTTCATAGAATTTATAGAACTCTTCTTTCCCGAAGTTCTTAAATACATAGATATCAACTCAGTCTCATTATTAGACAAAGAAATATTTACAGATGTTACCGCAGGAGACAAATATGAAACCGACTTAATAGCCAAAGTCAAATTTCTCGGTGAACCTTCTTACTTTCTCGTTCACATTGAAGCCGAATCAGGAGCAAAATCGAAATTTAATCAAAGAATGTTCCGTTATTTTTCCAGATTACACGAAAAATTTGACTTACCAATTTATCCCATAGTCATTTTTTCATATTCTTCTCCCAAAACCTTAGCCACAAATAACTATCAAATCAACTTTCCTGATTTGGAAGTGCTAAAATTTAATTATCAAGTCATCCAACTAAATCAGCTAAATTGGAGAGACTTTTTAAATAGTCAAAATCCGGTTGCATCTGCTTTAATGTCGAAAATGAATATAGCACCAGCGGATAGACCAAAGGTGAAAGCAGAGTGTTTAAGGTTGTTAGTAACTTTAAAATTAAATCCGGCAAAAATGCAATTGATATCAGGATTTATTGATACATATTTGCGACTGAATAAAATAGAAGAACAGAAATTTGCAGCAGAAATAGGTTCATTAATACCAGCGGAAAAGGAGGAAGTTATGCAGATAGTTACTAGTTGGATGGAACAAGGTATTGAACAAGGGATTGAACAAGGTCGTCAAGAAGCAATTACCAAAGAAAAAGATTTAATTGTCCGTCAAATCAAGAGGAAAGTAGGAAATATTGACATAGAATTAGAAACCCGGATTAAAAGTTTAAATCTAGAGGTAATTGAAGTACTAGCAGAAGCAATATTTGATTTCGCTACTGTGGAAGATCTACGAAATTGGTTAGACAATTTACATGATTAA
- a CDS encoding class I SAM-dependent methyltransferase, producing the protein MKICPQCHHHFNQENWHCPACGYTPPSLNGHLTFAPELAAESAGFEAEFFPKLAQLEAKNFWFRSRNRLIIYAIKHYFPQAKNFLEIGCGTGFVLQGIEKNLSHLTCSGSEIFTAGLEFARERLCKTTLFQMDARNIPFAEEFDIIGAFDVLEHIEQDTDVLAKMYQAAQQLIILTVPQHPWLWSQADTHAHHVRRYVKKDLIIKLKQAGFKVVRVTSFVSFLLPLMLIYRINNRSNSKDYDPTSELKISGFLNYLLEKILDMERWFLTLGFSFPWGGSLLVIAYKK; encoded by the coding sequence ATGAAAATCTGCCCTCAATGTCACCACCATTTTAACCAAGAAAATTGGCATTGTCCAGCTTGTGGATATACCCCCCCATCCTTAAATGGACACTTGACCTTTGCACCAGAACTGGCTGCGGAAAGTGCTGGATTTGAAGCTGAATTTTTTCCTAAATTAGCACAATTAGAAGCCAAAAACTTCTGGTTTCGTTCCCGAAATCGGCTGATAATTTACGCCATAAAACATTATTTTCCCCAAGCCAAAAACTTCCTAGAAATTGGTTGCGGAACTGGTTTTGTCCTGCAAGGAATTGAAAAAAATCTCTCTCATCTTACCTGTTCAGGTAGTGAAATATTTACCGCAGGGTTAGAATTTGCTAGAGAACGTCTATGTAAAACAACTCTATTTCAAATGGATGCTCGGAATATCCCCTTTGCTGAGGAATTTGATATTATTGGAGCTTTTGACGTTCTTGAACACATAGAACAAGATACAGACGTTCTAGCAAAAATGTATCAAGCTGCACAACAGCTTATCATACTGACCGTTCCTCAACATCCTTGGCTATGGAGTCAAGCTGATACTCATGCTCATCATGTCCGTCGCTACGTTAAAAAAGATTTAATCATTAAATTAAAACAAGCAGGATTTAAAGTAGTTAGAGTCACATCCTTTGTTTCTTTCTTATTACCATTAATGCTAATTTATCGCATCAACAATCGCTCCAACTCCAAAGATTATGACCCCACCAGCGAACTGAAAATTAGCGGATTTTTAAATTACCTCTTAGAGAAAATCCTTGATATGGAACGCTGGTTTTTGACATTAGGTTTTTCCTTTCCTTGGGGTGGTTCTTTATTAGTAATTGCTTACAAAAAATAA
- a CDS encoding DUF29 domain-containing protein encodes MMKLTKPLYESDFNLWIEQTVNLLEKGEFAQLDIQNLIEEIEDMGNNRKDALESNLIRVFQHLLKWKYQPQKRSNSWKASITEHSLRLNKSLKKSPSLKRYLEEVFDECYHDARLIASQETGIDIHVFPEICPFNSANVLNPQYLPEEDI; translated from the coding sequence ATGATGAAACTCACAAAACCTCTCTATGAATCTGATTTCAATTTGTGGATAGAACAAACCGTAAACCTGCTAGAAAAAGGAGAGTTTGCTCAGTTGGATATTCAGAATCTTATCGAAGAAATTGAGGACATGGGCAATAATCGTAAAGATGCTTTAGAGAGTAATCTGATCAGAGTTTTTCAACATTTACTCAAGTGGAAATATCAACCACAAAAACGCTCTAATAGTTGGAAAGCGTCAATTACTGAACATTCTTTGCGTTTAAACAAGTCATTAAAAAAAAGTCCTAGCTTAAAGAGATACTTGGAAGAGGTATTTGATGAATGTTATCATGATGCCAGATTAATTGCTTCTCAAGAAACAGGAATAGATATTCATGTTTTCCCGGAAATTTGCCCTTTTAATAGTGCTAATGTTTTAAATCCCCAGTATTTACCAGAGGAGGATATTTAG
- a CDS encoding glycosyltransferase family 2 protein yields MYKRFADSLETITQDFELILVEDCGGDRSWDIITELANSDSQVKGIQFSRNFGQHYGITAGLDHCDGDWVVVMDCDLQDRPEEIPRLYAKAQEGYDVVLARRGKRKDSPLKRVTSWLFYQIFNYFTELQYDGEVGNFRIISRQVAQSFCLMRERLRFFGGLVDWMGFPTASIDVFHEERFAGKSTYTFAKLWKLASETIIAYSDKPLRLAIKLGFIISSFAFIYGLYILIEVLVYGATVTGWSSIIVSLYFLGGIIISILGILGVYLGKTFDEIKKRPLYLVRNKTKNLDFDENENRK; encoded by the coding sequence TTGTATAAGCGTTTTGCGGATTCATTAGAGACGATTACACAAGACTTTGAATTAATCTTAGTTGAGGATTGTGGGGGCGATCGCTCTTGGGATATAATTACTGAATTAGCTAACAGTGACTCACAGGTAAAAGGAATTCAATTTAGTCGGAATTTCGGTCAACATTATGGTATAACCGCAGGCTTAGACCATTGTGATGGTGACTGGGTTGTAGTTATGGATTGTGACTTGCAAGACAGGCCAGAAGAAATTCCCAGACTTTATGCCAAGGCTCAAGAAGGTTATGATGTTGTCTTAGCTAGGAGGGGAAAACGAAAAGATTCTCCTTTAAAACGAGTGACATCATGGCTATTTTACCAGATTTTCAATTATTTTACTGAACTGCAATATGATGGTGAAGTTGGCAATTTTCGGATAATATCTCGACAAGTTGCCCAGAGTTTTTGTCTAATGCGTGAACGACTGAGATTTTTTGGAGGTTTAGTAGATTGGATGGGATTTCCTACTGCTAGTATTGATGTTTTCCATGAAGAACGCTTTGCTGGGAAAAGTACCTATACCTTTGCTAAATTATGGAAATTAGCTAGTGAAACAATTATAGCTTATTCTGATAAACCCTTGAGATTAGCCATTAAACTAGGTTTTATCATTTCTAGTTTTGCTTTTATTTATGGACTTTATATACTTATTGAAGTTTTGGTTTATGGTGCAACTGTAACAGGTTGGAGTAGTATTATTGTTTCCCTATATTTTTTGGGAGGAATTATTATTTCTATTTTAGGAATTTTAGGCGTTTATTTGGGGAAAACTTTTGATGAAATCAAGAAAAGACCTTTATATTTAGTCAGAAATAAAACTAAAAATTTAGATTTTGATGAAAATGAAAACCGAAAATAA
- a CDS encoding pentapeptide repeat-containing protein, with product MANPMIGKSSSQSSRPKEPKKSKITPLATRRFVAWTVEITLFIASGLVPYSLGVYVNSRSEIRRVPLNPVLVVTEKAIARPLALPISYGIRNVAWPTNILWTLALLLPTSLCGWQLYLLAKTGSTIPKRWFGVRVVNEAGTAPGLGAVIVREGLGRWTIPVSVAYLLWRYSFVFPNLALFTSLTMLMILAESKGCPNQKRPRSFHDQLAGTYTIDATSTVIPPGEHSTITENNVDSSQSPSPASPRNNPSISLFLVGLTSMIAVLSTLIGTQIYIQTQESQRRSEQTNSQKFLELIKALNPNNGVTNEDRQRVILALGSVDDKQAIKLLIDLLVKETDPKTLDTIQQALTNAGFKAIPELNRMNQFLAGELASVGKSPNGEIRQNQLILTQQVINKILAIYSGKINNIDLSNAQLGSQASGEKPLFNLVLNNVDLSGVVLKSANLNQANFQGSRFRSVGEDGRWDTYDDAIADLNNTQLKRANLSNTNLSRVSMSRSDLSRANLNKANLSYTRLFGTNLSSTQLVGTDLRNAILENASLTNADLSNANLTEANLYAANLVRVSAIGTQLAYANLTKTDWQGADLSESYLDYANLSHANLSATRLTGASLRSTNLENANLRSADLSRADLRGANVAGADFQGTILFVGKQNLADQFVETPDIGSQSASIKGVDFSQAKNLDPQQLAFICTQGGLNSRCP from the coding sequence ATGGCGAATCCAATGATCGGCAAAAGTAGTAGTCAGTCTAGCCGCCCCAAAGAACCGAAAAAATCTAAGATTACACCATTAGCAACGAGGCGCTTTGTAGCTTGGACGGTGGAAATAACACTCTTTATTGCCAGTGGGTTAGTTCCTTATAGTTTAGGCGTATATGTAAATTCTCGTAGTGAGATTCGGCGAGTGCCGCTGAATCCTGTCTTGGTAGTCACAGAAAAAGCGATCGCTAGACCACTAGCATTACCCATCAGTTATGGTATTCGCAACGTCGCCTGGCCGACCAATATCCTGTGGACATTAGCCCTATTATTGCCCACAAGCCTCTGTGGGTGGCAATTGTATTTACTGGCTAAAACAGGCAGCACCATTCCCAAACGGTGGTTTGGTGTGCGAGTCGTAAACGAAGCTGGAACAGCCCCAGGTTTAGGCGCAGTCATAGTTAGAGAAGGATTAGGACGTTGGACAATCCCAGTTTCCGTCGCATATCTACTTTGGCGTTACAGCTTTGTTTTCCCCAACTTGGCTCTGTTTACATCTTTAACAATGTTAATGATCTTAGCAGAATCAAAAGGCTGTCCTAACCAAAAGCGTCCCCGCTCTTTCCATGATCAACTTGCAGGGACATATACAATAGATGCAACCAGCACTGTTATTCCTCCTGGGGAGCATTCAACAATAACCGAAAATAATGTAGATAGTTCACAATCTCCTTCCCCTGCTTCCCCCAGAAATAATCCTAGTATCAGCCTGTTTTTAGTAGGGTTAACTAGCATGATTGCTGTGTTATCAACCTTAATAGGTACACAAATCTACATCCAAACCCAAGAAAGCCAACGGAGAAGCGAACAAACTAATAGTCAAAAGTTCCTTGAACTCATCAAAGCACTCAATCCCAACAACGGTGTTACCAACGAAGACCGCCAAAGAGTTATTTTAGCCTTGGGTAGTGTTGATGATAAACAAGCCATCAAATTATTAATTGACTTATTAGTTAAAGAAACAGACCCCAAAACCCTGGATACCATTCAACAAGCCTTAACTAATGCTGGTTTTAAAGCCATCCCCGAATTAAATCGGATGAATCAGTTTCTCGCTGGAGAACTAGCATCTGTGGGTAAAAGTCCCAATGGGGAAATTAGACAAAATCAGTTAATTCTCACCCAGCAGGTAATTAATAAAATTCTGGCTATCTACAGTGGCAAAATTAACAACATTGACTTGAGCAATGCTCAATTAGGTTCTCAAGCATCTGGGGAAAAGCCCTTATTTAACTTGGTATTAAATAACGTTGATTTATCAGGAGTCGTCTTGAAATCAGCAAACCTTAACCAAGCTAACTTCCAAGGTAGCCGTTTTCGCAGCGTTGGTGAAGATGGACGTTGGGATACTTATGATGATGCGATCGCTGATTTAAATAACACTCAACTAAAGCGAGCTAACTTAAGTAATACCAACTTGAGTCGGGTTTCCATGAGTCGTAGTGATTTAAGTAGGGCTAATCTTAACAAAGCCAACTTATCATACACCCGTTTATTTGGGACTAATCTCAGTAGTACCCAGTTAGTAGGTACAGATTTACGAAATGCAATTTTAGAAAATGCCAGCCTTACAAATGCAGATTTAAGCAACGCTAACTTAACAGAAGCAAATTTATATGCCGCCAATTTAGTCCGGGTTTCTGCCATTGGTACACAATTAGCCTACGCGAATTTAACTAAAACGGACTGGCAAGGTGCAGATTTATCGGAAAGCTATTTAGATTATGCTAATCTCAGTCATGCTAACTTAAGTGCTACTCGACTCACTGGCGCTAGTTTACGCTCGACTAACTTAGAAAACGCTAATTTGCGAAGTGCTGATTTAAGTCGTGCTGACTTACGAGGAGCAAATGTCGCTGGAGCAGATTTTCAAGGCACAATTCTCTTTGTTGGTAAACAAAATCTAGCAGATCAGTTTGTGGAAACACCTGATATTGGTTCTCAAAGTGCCTCAATTAAAGGAGTAGATTTCAGTCAAGCTAAAAATTTAGATCCGCAACAATTGGCATTTATTTGTACTCAAGGTGGACTAAATTCCCGTTGTCCATAA
- a CDS encoding ion transporter, protein MVLNREKIDFYLTDIETPIGKVISVAISLLVLVSSGIFVAETYDLSQEARWELRVLDNCVLIIFAGEYLLRLWSTKDRIKYILSFYAIIDLISILPSCIGLVNTSFIRLLRWFRILRLLRFIDKKFLIGSISNQDSVIFARILFTLFAIVFIFSGLIYQVEHPVNPQNFDTFLDAFYFSVVTMTTVGFGDVIPISELGRLLTVLMILTGVALIPWQIGDLIRRLVKTANQVETVCQGCGLAFHDADAEFCKRCGKQL, encoded by the coding sequence ATGGTGCTAAACCGAGAGAAAATAGATTTTTACTTAACAGACATAGAAACTCCTATAGGTAAGGTAATTAGTGTAGCTATTTCTCTGTTGGTTTTAGTATCATCAGGAATTTTCGTGGCGGAAACTTATGATCTTTCTCAAGAGGCTCGCTGGGAGTTAAGAGTATTAGATAATTGTGTATTAATAATTTTTGCTGGAGAATATTTACTGCGCTTATGGAGTACAAAAGATAGAATTAAATATATTCTGAGTTTTTATGCAATTATTGATTTAATCTCAATTTTGCCATCTTGTATAGGATTAGTAAATACTAGTTTTATCCGGCTATTACGTTGGTTTAGAATCTTGCGTTTGCTGAGATTTATTGATAAAAAGTTTCTAATTGGTAGTATCAGTAATCAAGATAGTGTAATTTTTGCGAGAATATTATTTACTTTATTTGCGATAGTTTTTATTTTTTCTGGGTTAATTTATCAAGTTGAACATCCAGTTAATCCCCAGAATTTTGATACTTTTTTAGATGCTTTTTATTTCTCAGTTGTGACAATGACAACCGTGGGATTTGGTGATGTGATACCAATTTCTGAGTTAGGGCGCTTACTAACGGTATTGATGATTTTAACAGGCGTGGCTCTGATTCCTTGGCAGATTGGTGACTTAATTAGACGATTGGTAAAAACGGCAAATCAAGTGGAAACTGTTTGTCAAGGGTGCGGTTTAGCTTTTCATGATGCAGATGCCGAATTTTGTAAAAGGTGCGGTAAACAATTGTAG
- a CDS encoding Uma2 family endonuclease, whose translation MIATPSYNYLSPTEYLQGEETSPIKHEYRDGDVYAMAGASNTHVVITLNIASMLRNHLRGSGCQAYIADTKAHIESINTYYYPDVIVSCDQKDKAFHNFLRYPCLIIEVLSPTTEAFDRGDKFADYRHLESLQEYVLVSQTRRNVEIFRRNSEGQWVFYSYGQGENVHLASVDFHCPIEDVYEDVNFESPAVENSPKP comes from the coding sequence ATGATTGCAACTCCCAGCTATAACTATCTTTCCCCCACAGAATATCTCCAAGGGGAAGAAACCAGCCCTATCAAGCATGAATACAGAGACGGAGACGTTTACGCAATGGCAGGGGCTAGTAATACTCATGTAGTTATTACGCTCAATATTGCTTCAATGCTGAGAAATCATCTACGTGGTAGTGGATGTCAAGCCTACATTGCCGATACTAAAGCACACATTGAATCAATTAATACTTATTACTATCCCGATGTCATAGTCAGTTGTGACCAAAAAGATAAAGCCTTTCATAACTTTTTGCGTTATCCCTGTTTAATTATCGAAGTCCTATCTCCCACCACAGAAGCATTTGACAGAGGTGATAAATTTGCTGATTATCGCCACTTAGAATCACTTCAAGAATATGTATTAGTAAGTCAAACGCGAAGAAATGTAGAAATTTTCCGTCGTAATTCCGAGGGACAATGGGTATTTTATAGTTATGGACAGGGAGAAAATGTGCATTTAGCCAGTGTAGATTTTCACTGTCCTATAGAAGATGTCTATGAAGACGTGAATTTTGAATCCCCTGCTGTAGAAAATTCGCCCAAACCCTGA
- a CDS encoding transglycosylase SLT domain-containing protein, giving the protein MLKKLQKTQIYLLAGAGLCAFLAGAMVSAPQASKTVSQWLNLGQRKPEKLSEAAKVKSVVFSLLSQSVPERLTKLTEIAEKGSSPDRERARYLLSCDYVETSQGKKALSLLTGLEKDYPVLAPYILLKQAQAHDILGADKQASDLRRKVVKEYGKEAAVVKAIYAIAQPKLSDQAIAQFPSHPLTWEIIRKRLNDNPNQPKLQLILAQYAADEPGIVGVLDQLVKQPQLKPTDWELIGSVYWDNNEFTKAKNAYIQAPKTAISLYRIARGLQLNKEQDQAIVVYKQLLQKFPTAKETATALSRLADIAKGKDAIIYLDQIISNFPDQAPPALVKKAKLLESLKDNKSANTTEKLLLGKYSSTDEAAEFRWKIAQNKAKNNDYLGAWQWAQPITINNKTSILAPRAGFWVGKWATILGKQQEAITAYKSVISEFPQSYYAWRSASILGLNVGNFNTLRVMNPAIIPPQRPVPPAGSQTFHELYLLGQDRDAWWQWETEFKNKKQPSVAEQFTEGLMRLTKGEYLIGIDKIAKLEDRETPTEKAEYAALSQQPIYWQARYPFPYFQEIEKWSTSRQLNPLLVTALMRQESRFQSKIKSPVGATGLMQVMPSTGAWIAPQIGLDFKKLNLENPNDNIMLGTWYLDHTHQQYGNNSMLAIASYNAGPGNVAKWLQTIPKQDPDEFVEEIPFDETRNYVRQVFGNYWNYLRLYNPEVSAIVSKYSATHPQLPAN; this is encoded by the coding sequence ATGTTGAAAAAACTACAGAAAACACAAATTTATCTACTTGCTGGTGCTGGACTATGTGCCTTTTTAGCCGGGGCAATGGTATCAGCCCCCCAAGCCAGCAAAACCGTCAGTCAATGGTTGAACTTGGGTCAGCGTAAGCCGGAAAAACTATCTGAGGCTGCAAAAGTTAAGTCAGTTGTCTTTTCGCTATTGTCTCAATCTGTACCAGAAAGATTAACAAAACTCACGGAAATTGCTGAAAAAGGCAGTTCCCCAGATCGGGAACGCGCCCGTTATCTACTCTCTTGTGATTATGTAGAAACTTCCCAAGGCAAAAAAGCCCTGAGTCTATTGACAGGACTGGAAAAAGATTATCCTGTATTAGCACCTTATATTTTACTTAAACAAGCCCAGGCTCATGATATTTTAGGTGCAGATAAGCAAGCTTCCGATTTGCGCCGCAAGGTGGTAAAAGAATATGGCAAAGAAGCAGCCGTAGTCAAGGCTATATATGCGATCGCCCAACCAAAATTATCAGATCAAGCGATCGCTCAATTTCCCTCCCATCCCCTCACCTGGGAAATTATCCGCAAACGGTTAAACGATAATCCAAATCAACCCAAATTACAATTAATCTTGGCTCAATACGCCGCAGACGAGCCGGGGATTGTGGGCGTATTAGATCAATTGGTAAAACAGCCACAACTCAAACCCACAGATTGGGAACTCATCGGTTCAGTCTACTGGGATAACAATGAGTTTACCAAAGCTAAAAATGCTTACATTCAAGCCCCAAAAACAGCCATTAGCCTCTATCGTATCGCCAGAGGATTACAATTAAATAAAGAGCAAGATCAAGCCATTGTAGTTTATAAACAACTATTACAAAAATTTCCCACCGCCAAAGAAACAGCAACCGCCCTATCAAGATTAGCCGATATTGCTAAAGGTAAAGATGCCATTATCTATCTTGACCAAATAATTAGTAATTTTCCCGATCAAGCACCTCCAGCATTAGTTAAAAAAGCCAAACTTTTAGAATCTCTCAAAGATAATAAATCAGCTAATACGACAGAGAAATTATTGCTAGGAAAATATAGCAGCACCGATGAAGCCGCAGAATTTCGCTGGAAAATCGCCCAAAATAAAGCCAAAAACAATGATTATTTAGGAGCATGGCAATGGGCGCAACCAATTACTATTAATAACAAAACTAGCATTTTAGCTCCTAGAGCCGGATTTTGGGTGGGCAAATGGGCAACAATACTAGGCAAACAACAGGAAGCTATTACTGCTTATAAATCTGTAATTAGTGAATTTCCTCAATCTTATTATGCCTGGCGTTCTGCCAGTATTTTGGGTTTAAATGTGGGGAATTTTAATACTTTGCGCGTGATGAATCCGGCAATTATTCCCCCCCAACGTCCTGTTCCTCCCGCCGGTTCTCAGACTTTCCATGAATTGTATTTACTAGGACAAGATCGTGATGCTTGGTGGCAATGGGAAACAGAATTTAAAAATAAAAAACAGCCTAGTGTTGCTGAACAGTTTACCGAAGGGTTGATGAGATTAACTAAGGGTGAATATCTCATTGGTATTGACAAAATCGCTAAATTGGAAGACCGAGAAACCCCCACTGAAAAAGCCGAATATGCAGCTTTAAGTCAACAACCCATCTACTGGCAAGCCCGTTATCCTTTTCCTTATTTTCAAGAAATTGAAAAATGGTCTACTTCCCGTCAACTTAATCCTCTGTTAGTTACAGCTTTAATGCGGCAAGAATCCCGCTTTCAATCCAAAATTAAATCCCCCGTCGGTGCAACAGGTTTAATGCAAGTTATGCCCAGTACAGGGGCATGGATAGCCCCACAAATCGGGTTAGATTTCAAAAAACTCAACCTAGAAAATCCTAACGATAATATTATGTTGGGGACTTGGTATTTAGATCATACTCATCAACAGTATGGCAATAATTCCATGTTAGCGATCGCTAGTTATAATGCCGGACCCGGCAACGTCGCCAAATGGCTACAAACCATACCCAAACAAGATCCCGATGAATTTGTCGAAGAAATTCCTTTTGACGAAACAAGAAATTACGTCCGCCAAGTTTTTGGCAACTACTGGAATTATCTCAGACTTTATAACCCAGAAGTGTCTGCCATAGTCAGCAAATATTCAGCAACACACCCACAATTACCAGCAAATTAA